The following coding sequences are from one Odontesthes bonariensis isolate fOdoBon6 chromosome 10, fOdoBon6.hap1, whole genome shotgun sequence window:
- the LOC142389715 gene encoding dystroglycan 1-like, translating to MHYKQRDMSCWDARRSKLLSCKTLLLVMGLLVTLAQGIVPEQHETLADMVSVELEASMQSSVLSELQAATSSVGEGPPTTVPDSPAKNEGVHTSIPDSSAVVGQVFQLKVPPGPAHASCIVHLTEMGKKTLPAWLYWDKESCTLRGLALEQDKGVYHILVSGEEITEKTSSQGYPNTVFSIEVYPEERADTEPALLTLQSDISGLQPFTCGSEEPVTVLTVILDADLTKMVAEQRVNLLGFMTKFSHVPLEHMRVVPVVNNRLFDMSAFMAGPGNAKKVVENGALLSWKVGCALDQGSIPDISSVQSSAKDGTMSARLGFPVVGWHIVNKKPHGVKRVRRQLNNTPTPVPSLLPPTIHQEPFSRVVPTPTSPSIAPATDNSTPPVRGPLPLPVKPTMRVRDQIAHTPVFGPPQPTRVLGTTSTIPIQPTMTRPTFVEATALPTPPSTTKKPKPPSTRKPKKHKTTPAPREPKSTTAKPPKRTTPLSLAPDSNQDPKIQNPIDQVTAWVGTYFEVKIASDAFYDHEDGTTDKLRLTLKRTPKEAVNETSWIQFNSTIQLLYGLPEEQHEGNHEYFMLATDKGGKSVMDAFEVRVNRWANNDKPPVVFAARFHGDPKTLSSDVHNKILLTKKLAHALGDRNSSSVTLRSITRGSIVVEWTNNTLQQSPCPKDQITVLSNRISDPQGTPKPAFIRAMEPEFKPINISVRGTNKCQSYTFIPPGEVPMPVLPTATPSPGTGRRSSDDVYLHTVIPAVVVAALLLIAGVIAMVCYRKKRKGKMTMEEQATFIKKGVPIIFADELDDSKSPPSSSIPLILQEEKPPLPPPEYPNMAGPHSTLLNQDLLEEYSVYQDDDPNAPPYQPPPPFTVPIEGKGSRPKNMTSYRSPPPYVPP from the exons ATGCACTATAAACAGAGAGACATGAGCTGTTGGGATGCAAGGAGGAGCAAGCTTCTTTCGTGCAAGACTCTGCTTCTGGTAATGGGGCTTCTGGTGACCCTGGCCCAGGGAATTGTGCCAGAGCAGCACGAGACGCTGGCGGACATGGTATCTGTGGAACTAGAGGCCTCTATGCAGTCCTCTGTGCTTTCTGAGCTGCAGGCTGCAACATCTTCAGTAGGTGAGGGGCCGCCTACAACTGTCCCAGATTCTCCTGCAAAGAATGAGGGAGTGCACACCAGCATCCCTGACTCCTCGGCAGTCGTGGGCCAGGTATTTCAGTTGAAGGTTCCACCAGGACCTGCCCATGCGAGCTGCATTGTCCAT CTCACTGAGATGGGAAAAAAGACTCTACCCGCCTGGCTATACTGGGACAAAGAAAGCTGCACTCTGAGAGGTCTGGCTCTGGAACAAGATAAAGGCGTATATCATATATTGGTGTCAGGGGAAGAGATAACTGAGAAGACCAGCAGCCAAGGGTATCCCAATACAGTCTTCTCTATTGAAGTATACCCAGAGGAGCGAGCAGACACCGAACCAGCCCTTCTCACTCTACAGTCTGATATCAGTGGCCTACAGCCTTTCACTTGTGGCTCTGAGGAGCCTGTCACTGTCCTAACTGTCATATTGGATGCTGACTTGACAAAGATGGTTGCTGAGCAGAGGGTCAACTTACTGGGGTTTATGACAAAATTCTCACACGTGCCTCTTGAGCACATGAGGGTGGTCCCTGTTGTCAACAACCGCTTATTTGACATGTCTGCTTTTATGGCTGGACCAGGAAATGCTAAGAAAGTGGTTGAGAATGGGGCCCTATTGTCATGGAAAGTTGGATGTGCCCTTGATCAAGGTAGCATCCCTGATATTAGCAGTGTCCAATCCTCTGCAAAGGATGGGACAATGTCAGCCAGATTGGGTTTCCCAGTGGTTGGCTGGCATATTGTCAACAAAAAGCCCCATGGAGTGAAACGGGTCAGGCGGCAGTTGAACAATACTCCTACTCCTGTTCCATCCCTGCTTCCTCCAACTATTCACCAAGAGCCCTTCTCACGTGTTGTCCCTACCCCTACTTCACCCTCTATTGCCCCAGCAACAGACAACTCCACTCCTCCTGTCAGAGGCCCTTTGCCTCTTCCAGTAAAGCCTACTATGAGGGTCAGAGATCAGATAGCCCACACACCAGTATTTGGACCTCCCCAACCCACAAGAGTACTAGGAACAACTAGCACCATCCCTATCCAACCTACCATGACTCGGCCTACATTTGTGGAGGCCACTGCTTTACCAACTCCACCAAGCACCACCAAGAAACCCAAACCTCCTTCTACAAGGAAACCCAAGAAACATAAAACCACCCCAGCTCCCCGAGAACCAAAGTCCACCACTGCAAAGCCACCCAAGCGTACAACCCCCCTCTCACTAGCCCCCGACTCAAATCAGGACCCAAAGATCCAAAATCCTATTGACCAGGTGACTGCGTGGGTTGGCACATATTTTGAGGTTAAAATAGCTTCAGACGCATTCTATGACCATGAGGATGGTACCACTGACAAGCTGCGTTTGACTTTGAAGAGGACCCCCAAAGAAGCGGTCAATGAAACATCATGGATTCAGTTCAACAGCACTATTCAGCTTTTGTACGGCCTTCCAGAGGAGCAACATGAGGGGAATCACGAGTACTTCATGTTGGCCACTGATAAAGGTGGGAAGAGCGTAATGGATGCATTCGAGGTTCGAGTCAATCGTTGGGCTAACAATGACAAACCACCAGTTGTGTTTGCTGCTCGTTTTCATGGTGACCCTAAAACTCTGAGCAGCGATGTTCATAATAAGATTCTATTAACCAAAAAGTTGGCTCATGCCCTTGGTGATAGAAACAGCAGCTCAGTGACCCTGAGGAGCATCACTAGAGGctccattgttgttgaatggaccAATAACACTCTTCAGCAGAGCCCTTGTCCTAAGGATCAGATCACAGTTCTCAGTAACAGGATCTCAGATCCCCAAGGAACACCTAAACCCGCCTTCATCAGAGCCATGGAGCCTGAATTCAAACCCATTAATATTTCTGTTCGTGGCACTAATAAATGCCAGAGCTACACCTTCATCCCACCAGGAGAGGTGCCAATGCCCGTTCTTCCTACTGCCACACCTTCCCCCGGGACAGGTCGAAGGAGCAGTGATGATGTTTACCTGCACACTGTCATTCCTGCTGTAGTGGTAGCAGCCCTGCTGCTCATAGCTGGGGTCATTGCCATGGTCTGTTACCGCAAAAAGCGCAAAGGGAAGATGACAATGGAGGAACAGGCCACATTCATCAAGAAGGGTGTTCCCATTATATTTGCAGATGAGTTGGACGATTCCAAATCCCCTCCATCCTCCAGCATCCCTCTTATCCTTCAGGAAGAAAAGCCCCCTCTTCCCCCTCCAGAGTACCCCAACATGGCGGGCCCCCACAGTACCCTGCTCAACCAGGATCTGCTGGAGGAGTATTCAGTCTATCAAGATGATGATCCCAACGCTCCACCTTATCAGCCCCCACCACCATTTACTGTTCCCATTGAGGGCAAAGGCTCACGCCCCAAGAACATGACATCATACAGGTCACCACCTCCCTATGTGCCTCCCTAA